Part of the Haemophilus influenzae genome is shown below.
TGCCATAGAATTGAATCCGTTTTAAATGGAAATGTAAAAAATAATGCCATAAGAACGTGCGATTGTAGCATTTTCTTTTCGCCTTGCCTATTGAAAATAAGCATCAACATAGAAAATCTGGCGAAAACAACCGCACTTTTGCGAGTAAATCTAATATTCTAATTTTGGTGCAAGATTATCTACAATTGTCGATTCATCAACGATAACTTTTTGTAAATTCTCAAGAGACGGTAGATCATACATTGTATCTAACAACACTGCTTCTACGATAGAACGTAAGCCACGCGCACCCGTTTTTCTTTCGAGTGCTTTTTTCGCCATTGCTTTTAATGCTTCTGGTGTGAAATCCAATTCTACTTTTTCCAATCCAAATAAGGCTTGATATTGTTTAATTAATGCGTTTTTTGGTTTTGTGAGAATTTGTATCAGCGCATCTTCGTCTAATTCACTTAATGGGGCAATCATTGGCAAGCGTCCGATAAATTCTGGAATTAAACCAAATTTCATCAAATCATCAGGTTCAACTTGACGGAATAATTCAGAAAGAGATTGTTGTTTTTCATCTTTTTCAACTTTGGCATTAAAACCAATACTCGTACTGGTTTGAGCGCGTTTATCAATAATTTTATCTAATCCTGAAAATGCACCGCCGCAAATAAAGAGAATTTTAGACGTATCCAATTTTACCATTTCTTGTTGTGGATGTTTACGACCGCCTTGAGGTGGAATGGAAGCGATTGTACCTTCAATAAGTTTTAATAAAGCCTGTTGCACCCCCTCTCCTGAAACATCTCGAGTAATTGATGCGCCTTCCGATTTACGGCTAATTTTATCAATTTCATCAATATAAATAATGCCTTTCTCTGCTTTTTCAGTATCGTATTCACAATTTTGCAAAAGTTTCTGTAACACATTCTCCACATCTTCCCCCACATAACCAGCTTCCGTTAATGTGGTTGCATCCGCCATCGCAAAGGGTACATTTAAACGACGAGCTAATGTTTGCGCAAGTAACGTTTTTCCGCTACCTGTAGGGCCTATAAGTAAAATATTACTTTTACCAAGCTCTACATCATTGCTTTCATAGTTAGTTCGCAAGCGTTTATAATGATTATAAACTGCCACAGAAAGCACTTTTTTCGCATAATCTTGACCAATAACATAATCATCTAGATGAGCGCGAATTTCGTGAGGCGTTGGTAATTTTTCTTCATTTTCTACCGCACTTTCCTCTAAATTTTTATCATGACTTTCTTCAAGCATTGAGTGACAAAGTTCAATACATTCATTACAAATATAACCGTCTGTGCCAGAAATTAATTTATCTACTTCGCCTTTTTCCTTTCCGCAAAAAGAGCAGTGCAAATCTTTATCTTTGTCTGTCATTATATACCCTTAACGTTTAACCAAGACTTCATCCACCAAACCATACGCTTGTGCTTCTTCAGCTGACATAAAATTATCGCGGTCGGTATCTTTCTCAATACGCTCAATACTTTGTCCAGTATGGAATGCTAAACGATCATTTAAGGTGTGTTTAATTTTCAAAATTTCTTGTGCGTGAATTTGAATATCCGATGCTTGACCACGGAAACCACCCAAAGGTTGATGGATCATCACTCGCGCATTGGGTAACGCAGCTCGTTTGCCAGCGGTTCCGCCAGCAAGTAAGAATGCGCCCATTGAACAAGCCTGACCAATACAAAGAGTGCGAATATCTGGCTTAATAAATTGCATTGTGTCGTAAATTGCCATACCTGCGGTCACAGAACCGCCTGGAGAGTTGATATAAATATTGATGTCTTTAGTTGGATCTTCCGATTCTAAAAAAAGAAGCTGTGCCACAATTAAATTTGCCATACGATCTTCCACTTCTCCACTTAGGAAAATCACACGTTCTTTTAATAAACGGGAATAAATGTCGTACGAACGTTCGCCACGCGAAGTCTGTTCAACGACCATAGGAATTACACTCATTTTCTTACCTTTTTCATTAAAACTGCTAATTATTTTATCGTAAATAACCCACAAATAAAAATGCGATCGCTTTTATTAAAAAGAGCGACCGCACTTTTATTCAATCATAATAATATTACTTAGTATGCTTGTGGATTCATAATTTCATCGAATGAAGAAACTTTTTCTGTTACTTGTGCTTTTGCAAGTACTGCATCAACAGCTTGTTCTTCCAATACAACATTGCGAATATTATTCATTAACTCTTCGTTTTTACTGTAATATTCCACAACTTCTGCTGGCTGCTCGTAAGCTGATGCAATATCTGCAATCATTGCTTTAGCGCGTTCTTCATCAGCTTTTAATTCATTAGATTTAATCACTTCAGAGAATAATAAACCCACTTGCACACGACGAGTTGCTTCCGCTTCAAATAATTCACGTGGTAACTGTGCAGTTTGTTGTGCATTACCGCCAAAACGTTGAGCTGCTTGATTGCGTAATACATTAATTTCTTCTTCTACTGCAGAAGCTGGCACATCAATCGGATTTTGTTCAATTAAACCATTGATTACTTGTTGTTTAACACGAGAAACTAACGCATTTTTCAATTCACGTTCCATATTTTTACGGATTTCTGCACGCAAATCAGCAACAGACTTAGTATTAGGGCCAAATTTAGCAACAAATTCATCTGTTAATTCAGGCAACACCATATTTTCGATTTTTTTCAAAGTAATCGCAAATTTTGCTGCTTTACCTTTCAAGTTTTCTGCGTGGTATTCCGCTGGGAAAGTCACATCAATATCAAATTGCTCACCTGCTTTATGACCAACAATTCCTTCTTCAAAACCTGGAATCATACGACCTTGACCCATAAATAATACGAAGTCAGTAGCTTTACCACCTTCAAATTCTTCGCCATCTACAGAGCCAACAAAATCAATAGTGACACGATCATCTGCCTTTACAACATCTTGACTTTCAGCCCAAGTAGCTTGTTGTTTACGTAACACATCAATCATTTTATCAATGTCAGCTTCCGTGATTTCAACAGTTGGTTTTTCAACTTTAATATTTTCTAAACCTTGTAATTTAACTTCTGGATAAACCTCGAAAGTGGCAGTGAAAACTAAGTCTTTACCTTCTTCAAAAGTTTCAATAGCAAAAGTTGGACGACCTGCAATATTAATTTTTTCTGCAATAACAGCATCAAAAAAATGACGTGGTAATAAATCGTTTAATACATCTTGACGAATTGACGCACCAAAACGTTGTTCAATGATATGGGCAGGCACATGGCCTTTACGGAAACCATCTACGCGCACATTTTTTGCAGCACGTTTAAATTCTTCACGAACGGCTTTAGAGACAATTTCAGTTGGAACGGTAATCGCTACGCGGCGTTCTAAACCTTGAGTTGTTTCAATATTTAATGACATTTGTTACCTCAATTAATTTGCACTCGGTCAAATCCACACCGAACACGTTTGTTAAATAAAAAGACACTCAATTATAACGAAAGAAATCTACGCAGTCGATAAAAGAGTGATTAAAAATTGCATTTTGATGATTTTAAAATACGACTTACAAACAAAAGTGCGGTCAAAAATGATTTTCTTTTCTGCTCATACAAAGCAATTAGGATTTGTACTTATTATACTTTTTCTTGATATTGATTAAATAAATTGAATTATTTAATATGTATAATAATTATTATCATTAAAAAATAAGGAAACCTATGACCAACTTTAAATTCAGCCTGCTTGCTTGCTCTATTGCATTTGCATTAAATGCAAGCACAGCTTATGCTGCCCAACCAACCAACCAACCAACCAACCAACCAACCAACCAACCAACCAACCAACCAACCAACCAACCAACCAACCAAAATAGTAATGTTTCTGAACAACTAGAACAAATTAATGTTTCAGGAAGTACAGAAACAATTAATGTGAAAGAGAAAAAGGTAGGTGAAACCCAAATTTCTGCCAAAAAATTAGCGAAACAGCAGGCGTCTGATTCTCGTGATCTCGTTCGCTATGAAACAGGTATTACGGTGGTTGAAACAGGTAGAACGGGCGCAAGTGGTTATGCAGTTCGAGGGGTTGATGAAAACCGTGTAGGTATTATGGTTGATGGGCTTCGTCAAGCTGAAACTTTAAGCTCTCAAGGATTTAAAGAACTATTTGAAGGCTATGGCAATTTTAATAATACTCGTAATAGCATTGAAATTGAAAATGTTAAAACAGCAACTATTACCAAAGGTGCTGACTCCTTAAAATCTGGTAGTGGCGCATTGGGTGGTTCTGTTATATTTGAAACAAAAGATGCTCGAGATTATCTGATAGATAAAGATTATTATCTTTCCTATAAACGTGGCTATCAAACAATGAATAATCAAAACCTTAAGACACTTACATTAGCAGGACGTTCTAAAAAATTTGATATTTTAGTCGTTGATACAAAACGTGATGGGCACGAAATAGAAAACTACGATTATAAAATTTATCCCAACAAACAGGCTGATTTAAGAGCGGTTGGTCCTACCCGTGAAAAAGCTGATCCTTATCAAATTACCCGCCAAAGCACATTAATAAAACTGGGCTTTCAGCCTAATGAAAACCATCGCTTGAGTGTGGCATTAGATGATTCTACTTTAGAAACTAAAGGTATGGATTTGTCTTATGTTTTTAGACCATGCAAGGATACAGCATGTGCGGAAACACACGGTGAGCGTATTATTAATGATCAATCTAAAAGAAAAAATATCCAATTTAGTTATGAAAATTTCAGTCAAACCCCTTTTTGGGATCATATTAAACTAAGTTATTCTTCACAAAAAATTACCAATAAAGCACGTTCTGATGAATATTGTCATCAATCCACTTGTCCTGGTGTACGTAATCCGCAAGGGCTACATTTAGAAGAAGAAAAAGATGGAGTTTATAAAATTGTGGATAAAGATAACAAGGATTTTGAATATAAAGATGATAAGAATAATCGTTGGAGTTGGGGGAAAGAATTATACAACTCTAAAGGTGAAAAAATTAGTGATGGTGTAAATACGGAAGGAGGCACACTTGATTCTGTTTTAATTAATTGTGAAAAATTAAATTGTGAAGGAAAAAAATTTAGAATTTATCAAGAAAAAGATAAAAACCATGATGATTCATATAAATTTGAAGATCGCAATATTACTATCAAAAAATTACATAATGGCAAAAAATATGGGGAAATTGAACTAAAAAAGGGAGATGCACTGTGGCCGGGTGGCCCTCTAAAAGAAGAAATAGCTCGTTTTCTCTTTCCAAAAAGCCGTGGCTACAGCACAGACTTCGTTAATGACCGTGATTTAAACACCAACACCCAACAAATTAAACTTGATTTAGACAAAGAATTTCGCCTATGGCATACCCAACACCAACTAAAATATGGTGGTCTTTATGAAAAAACACTAAAAAGTATGGTTAATCACCAATACAACACCGCAGCCAATGTGCAATGGTGGGCTGACTACTTCTTCTGCGCTAGAACAAAGGGTGGAAATCTTGACGAGAAGAAAACACCACACCCTAATGTCAGCGTAGATGGTTGTGCCAATGGTACGCCAATTTATTCCGATAAAGGCAAAGATACCTATTTAATCCCTGTTACCACTAAAAATAATGTGTTGTATTTTGGAGATAATGTGCAACTTACCTCTTGGCTAGGGCTAGATTTAAATTATCGCTATGACCATGTGAAATATTTACCTGGTTATGATGAAAAAACTCCCGTTCCAGGTGGCTTAATTGCAGGAATATTTGTACCTTTTGGTAAAGAAGATGTCGTTTATGGCACGTCTATTCCTAACGGATATAAGGATTGTCGCTATAACACTGAGTGTTATGAAAAAAATTTTAAAGACAATCTTGCCCTGTTATTACGCAAAACTGACTATAAACATCATTCTTACAATTTAGGGTTAAATCTTGATCCCACAAATTGGCTTCGTGTACAGCTTAAATATGCTAATGCTTTCCGTGCACCAACCTCTGATGAAATTTATATGACATTCAAGCATCCAGATTTTTCCATAGGTCCAAATACCAATTTAAAAGCAGAAACAGCAAAAACGAAAGAAGTCGCATTTACCTTTTATAAGGAAAATAGTTATCTTACGTTAAGTGCATTTCAAAGTGATTAT
Proteins encoded:
- the clpX gene encoding ATP-dependent protease ATP-binding subunit ClpX yields the protein MTDKDKDLHCSFCGKEKGEVDKLISGTDGYICNECIELCHSMLEESHDKNLEESAVENEEKLPTPHEIRAHLDDYVIGQDYAKKVLSVAVYNHYKRLRTNYESNDVELGKSNILLIGPTGSGKTLLAQTLARRLNVPFAMADATTLTEAGYVGEDVENVLQKLLQNCEYDTEKAEKGIIYIDEIDKISRKSEGASITRDVSGEGVQQALLKLIEGTIASIPPQGGRKHPQQEMVKLDTSKILFICGGAFSGLDKIIDKRAQTSTSIGFNAKVEKDEKQQSLSELFRQVEPDDLMKFGLIPEFIGRLPMIAPLSELDEDALIQILTKPKNALIKQYQALFGLEKVELDFTPEALKAMAKKALERKTGARGLRSIVEAVLLDTMYDLPSLENLQKVIVDESTIVDNLAPKLEY
- the clpP gene encoding ATP-dependent Clp endopeptidase proteolytic subunit ClpP encodes the protein MSSFNEKGKKMSVIPMVVEQTSRGERSYDIYSRLLKERVIFLSGEVEDRMANLIVAQLLFLESEDPTKDINIYINSPGGSVTAGMAIYDTMQFIKPDIRTLCIGQACSMGAFLLAGGTAGKRAALPNARVMIHQPLGGFRGQASDIQIHAQEILKIKHTLNDRLAFHTGQSIERIEKDTDRDNFMSAEEAQAYGLVDEVLVKR
- the tig gene encoding trigger factor yields the protein MSLNIETTQGLERRVAITVPTEIVSKAVREEFKRAAKNVRVDGFRKGHVPAHIIEQRFGASIRQDVLNDLLPRHFFDAVIAEKINIAGRPTFAIETFEEGKDLVFTATFEVYPEVKLQGLENIKVEKPTVEITEADIDKMIDVLRKQQATWAESQDVVKADDRVTIDFVGSVDGEEFEGGKATDFVLFMGQGRMIPGFEEGIVGHKAGEQFDIDVTFPAEYHAENLKGKAAKFAITLKKIENMVLPELTDEFVAKFGPNTKSVADLRAEIRKNMERELKNALVSRVKQQVINGLIEQNPIDVPASAVEEEINVLRNQAAQRFGGNAQQTAQLPRELFEAEATRRVQVGLLFSEVIKSNELKADEERAKAMIADIASAYEQPAEVVEYYSKNEELMNNIRNVVLEEQAVDAVLAKAQVTEKVSSFDEIMNPQAY
- a CDS encoding TonB-dependent hemoglobin/transferrin/lactoferrin family receptor, whose product is MTNFKFSLLACSIAFALNASTAYAAQPTNQPTNQPTNQPTNQPTNQPTNQNSNVSEQLEQINVSGSTETINVKEKKVGETQISAKKLAKQQASDSRDLVRYETGITVVETGRTGASGYAVRGVDENRVGIMVDGLRQAETLSSQGFKELFEGYGNFNNTRNSIEIENVKTATITKGADSLKSGSGALGGSVIFETKDARDYLIDKDYYLSYKRGYQTMNNQNLKTLTLAGRSKKFDILVVDTKRDGHEIENYDYKIYPNKQADLRAVGPTREKADPYQITRQSTLIKLGFQPNENHRLSVALDDSTLETKGMDLSYVFRPCKDTACAETHGERIINDQSKRKNIQFSYENFSQTPFWDHIKLSYSSQKITNKARSDEYCHQSTCPGVRNPQGLHLEEEKDGVYKIVDKDNKDFEYKDDKNNRWSWGKELYNSKGEKISDGVNTEGGTLDSVLINCEKLNCEGKKFRIYQEKDKNHDDSYKFEDRNITIKKLHNGKKYGEIELKKGDALWPGGPLKEEIARFLFPKSRGYSTDFVNDRDLNTNTQQIKLDLDKEFRLWHTQHQLKYGGLYEKTLKSMVNHQYNTAANVQWWADYFFCARTKGGNLDEKKTPHPNVSVDGCANGTPIYSDKGKDTYLIPVTTKNNVLYFGDNVQLTSWLGLDLNYRYDHVKYLPGYDEKTPVPGGLIAGIFVPFGKEDVVYGTSIPNGYKDCRYNTECYEKNFKDNLALLLRKTDYKHHSYNLGLNLDPTNWLRVQLKYANAFRAPTSDEIYMTFKHPDFSIGPNTNLKAETAKTKEVAFTFYKENSYLTLSAFQSDYRNFIDLVFEKNKQIDKGSAIEYPFYQNQNRDQARVRGIEIASRLEMGDLFEKLQGFHLGYKLTYQKGRIKDNKLRSGYAEFLKLNPQYTAIASQDQPMNALQPTTSVYNIGYDAPSQKWGVDMYITNVAAKKAKDSFNSQWTSMVARRENIYGTENKIPATKVNGKEVKDSRGLWRNNRYTVIDTIAYWKPIKNLTFTAGVYNLTNKKYLTWDSARSVRHLGTINRVKTETGKGLNRFYAPGRNYRMSVQFEF